The Leptodactylus fuscus isolate aLepFus1 chromosome 3, aLepFus1.hap2, whole genome shotgun sequence genome has a segment encoding these proteins:
- the SLC35D3 gene encoding solute carrier family 35 member D3, protein MQLCKGRFLGISVAIAHGVFSGSLNILLKFLISRYHFNFLTLVQCMTSSTAALTLEVLRRCGKISVPPYGFQLARTFAGVTVLSTLQSSLTLWSLRGLSLPMYVVFKRCLPLVTLLIGVIVLRNGLPSVGVLIAVFITTCGAALAGAGDLSGEPVGYITGVLAVLVHAAYLVIIQKTSTDSDHGPLTAQYIIAITATPLLIIFSFASMDMINAWSFPGWKDPTMVCTFIACTLIGCAMNFTTLHCTYINSAVTTSFVGVVKSIATITVGMLAFNDVAPTSLFIAGVVVNTLGSIIYCVAKYFETRRQINYEDLEKETMKDEKEAQDGQPAPFAMEEILQDNGTEGQVSEKTVSDNENPTEDKKESTLAAVLQSHGPTKTSDEDSRSPLKDAYLGVWRMVRGTRFIKKDYLIENEELPSP, encoded by the exons ATGCAGCTCTGCAAGGGACGTTTCCTGGGGATCTCTGTGGCTATAGCACATGGGGTGTTCTCTGGTTCCCTCAACATCCTGCTCAAGTTCCTGATAAGCAGGTACCACTTCAACTTCCTAACCCTAGTGCAGTGCATGACCAGCTCCACTGCAGCTCTCACACTGGAGGTGCTCAGGCGCTGTGGGAAGATTTCTGTCCCTCCATATGGGTTCCAGCTCGCCCGGACGTTTGCAGGGGTAACCGTCCTATCCACTCTGCAGTCCAGCCTGACACTATGGTCTCTGCGAGGACTCAGTCTTCCTATGTACGTTGTGTTCAAGCGATGCCTGCCCCTGGTGACTCTATTAATTGGAGTGATTGTGCTTAGGAACGGATTGCCCTCTGTAGGGGTGCTCATTGCAGTATTCATCACCACTTGTGGGGCTGCTTTGGCAG GGGCTGGTGACCTGAGTGGAGAACCCGTAGGATACATTACTGGAGTGCTGGCTGTATTAGTTCATGCTGCTTATCTTGTTATTATCCAGAAGACTAGCACAGatagtgaccatgggcctctgaCTGCACAGTACATTATTGCTATCACCGCAACTCCTCTGCTCATAATATTCTCTTTTGCCAGTATGGACATGATCAATGCATGGTCCTTCCCAGGTTGGAAAGACCCAACTATGGTTTGTACTTTCATTGCATGTACTCTGATTGGTTGTGCCATGAATTTTACCACACTACATTGTACATATATAAATTCAGCTGTCACAACAAGTTTTGTTGGAGTGGTAAAGAGCATTGCCACCATTACAGTAGGTATGCTTGCCTTTAATGACGTGGCACCCACTTCCCTTTTCATTGCTGGTGTAGTTGTCAACACACTTGGGTCCATAATCTACTGTGTGGCCAAGTATTTTGAGACCAGGAGACAGATCAACTATGAGGATTTGGAAAAGGAAACAATGAAAGATGAAAAGGAGGCTCAAGATGGCCAACCTGCACCCTTTGCTATGGAAGAAATATTACAGGACAATGGAACTGAAGGACAGGTATCAGAGAAAACAGTATCTGACAATGAGAATCCCACTGAAGATAAGAAAGAAAGCACACTGGCCGCAGTCTTGCAATCACATGGCCCAACTAAGACTTCTGATGAGGATAGCAGGAGTCCATTAAAAGATGCATATCTTGGAGTATGGAGGATGGTCAGGGGTACTAGATTTATAAAGAAGGATTACCTTATAGAAAACGAAGAACTTCCTAGTCCTTAA